The window tgctctgcaggacagaaGAATAATATAGAGTTataggtgagatgctctgcagcaccgaGGGATGTTCgcaaaaattgcccacacagaaaattgcccacaagTTTATTAAGAACAGTTTATTAAACAGGTCTAATAACAATAACTTCAGTTTATTAAACAATCATTGCACACCTTAAAATAATTAGCCACCTGGTGATAGTCCTGAACAGGAACAGTTTATTAAAGAGGTCTGATAACAATAACTCTGGTTTAGTAAACAATCATTGCATATCCATAGCCATTTTACTGCAAATTAGCTATTCTCCTTCAGTACTTTGGTTTATCTTCCACGTGGtaataaggtaccgtcacactaagcgacgctccagcgatcccaccagcaacctgacctggcagggatcgctggagcgtcgctacacgggttgctggtgagctgtcaaacaggcagatctcaccagcaaccagtgaccagcccccagccagcagagccgcatggaagcgatgctgcgcttggtaactaaggtaaatatcgggtaactaaccccatatttaccttggttaccagcgcacacaacttagcactggttccctgcactcctagccagagtacacatcgggttaattacccgatgtgtagtctggctatgtgtgcagggagccggcactgacagcgtgagagcggcggacgctggtaacgaaggaaaatatcgggtaaccaaggaaagggcttcttggttacccgatatttacattggttaccagcgtccgcagaagccggctccctgctcactgcacattcagttgttcctctctcgctgtcacacacagcgatgtgcgcttcacagcgggagagcaacaactaaaaaatggtccaggacattcagcaacaaccagcgacctcacagcaggggccaagttgttgctggatgtcacacacagcaacatcgctagcaacattgctgttgcgtcacaaaagtcatgcctcagcagcgatgttgcttagtgagacatggcctataGTCCTGTACAGAAGTTGCAACCATGTTATACAGCACCTCATACTTCCTCTTTTTTTATCTCAAGGCGACCTGCCTGTGCATTAGCCAGTGTTAATTTGTGGCAAGCCAGGTCCTTCTGCAATCCATTAAAAAGAAACCACAACCTGGGATGACTGCAGTGGAACATGGAATTAAGGGCATTGTGAAATCCCTCACAACAGTTTGTGGTTTTTGGTGACTGCTCCAGGGCTGCATCATGATGATTCCATATTCTTATAGGAAATTGAGGATCTCTACCAGCTGCACCCtcaatatatgtagaaaaaaagtATGTGAGCACCTCATTATAGCATTCTTCATCTGGGAATGTGGCAGCAAGTTTGTCAAAAACACATCTCACATCTTCAATTGGCACAAAGGCTAATGCAGCAAGAGACTTCAGTGTAAATTTTATGTTGATATTAGATTCATATTCTGTTTTCAaaccaacattttttatttttctaatgaGACTCTGACAAAGATGAAAATAACATCCTTTAACATCAGAATGTGGAAAGGCACCTCTTACTGCAGTCATACAAGCCTTCTCAAGATCCACTAAAACCTTTTGTGGTGCCAGATTTGGAATCAATAGCTTCATTATTTCAAACATTCTCTTATACGTGTTCATGTCCTTTCTTTGTGGTAAAATGTACAAACATGGCGGATATGAGTTACCCACCTTGGCGTGCAAAGTGTACAGTTGGTAACACATATTGGGCACTTTATCAAAGGTGCCATCTCCATAGATTGTATCTTTGTTCAGTTCAAGCATAAGATCTCTATCTCCTAAAACCAGAATTCTGTGTCGATCATGCTTCCCTGAATCATGAAGTATCAGTTGACCATACTTTTCCGGAAAG is drawn from Anomaloglossus baeobatrachus isolate aAnoBae1 chromosome 3, aAnoBae1.hap1, whole genome shotgun sequence and contains these coding sequences:
- the LOC142296608 gene encoding uncharacterized protein LOC142296608 isoform X2, producing the protein MKVQTMEFSRSQRDNKVMIYLGFEYLAFRTINAVVTWRCRLHRSSKCHSILKTKDDNIFQEPTEHCHDSCLQKAEANMARSKMREDMKAVSATHRNVMGKVLSVLSNDILAHMPRQSSLARSLVYHRTDGNLPNPKTINFCFPEKYGQLILHDSGKHDRHRILVLGDRDLMLELNKDTIYGDGTFDKVPNMCYQLYTLHAKVGNSYPPCLYILPQRKDMNTYKRMFEIMKLLIPNLAPQKVLVDLEKACMTAVRGAFPHSDVKGCYFHLCQSLIRKIKNVGLKTEYESNINIKFTLKSLAALAFVPIEDVRCVFDKLAATFPDEECYNEVLTYFFSTYIEGAAGRDPQFPIRIWNHHDAALEQSPKTTNCCEGFHNALNSMFHCSHPRLWFLFNGLQKDLACHKLTLANAQAGRLEIKKEEV
- the LOC142296608 gene encoding uncharacterized protein LOC142296608 isoform X1, with the translated sequence MLLTSSHCCQGLEAQTQEMSDTVQTMEFSRSQRDNKVMIYLGFEYLAFRTINAVVTWRCRLHRSSKCHSILKTKDDNIFQEPTEHCHDSCLQKAEANMARSKMREDMKAVSATHRNVMGKVLSVLSNDILAHMPRQSSLARSLVYHRTDGNLPNPKTINFCFPEKYGQLILHDSGKHDRHRILVLGDRDLMLELNKDTIYGDGTFDKVPNMCYQLYTLHAKVGNSYPPCLYILPQRKDMNTYKRMFEIMKLLIPNLAPQKVLVDLEKACMTAVRGAFPHSDVKGCYFHLCQSLIRKIKNVGLKTEYESNINIKFTLKSLAALAFVPIEDVRCVFDKLAATFPDEECYNEVLTYFFSTYIEGAAGRDPQFPIRIWNHHDAALEQSPKTTNCCEGFHNALNSMFHCSHPRLWFLFNGLQKDLACHKLTLANAQAGRLEIKKEEV